From Pantoea sp. Ep11b, the proteins below share one genomic window:
- the potD gene encoding spermidine/putrescine ABC transporter substrate-binding protein PotD, with protein sequence MKKRSHWLAAGALLLGMNVAQADDSNTLYFYNWTEYVPPGLLEQFTKETGIKVIYSTYESNESMYAKLKTWKDGAYDLVVPSTYFVAKMRNEGMLQKIDKSQLSNFSNLDPDLLNKPFDPNNDYSIPYIWGATAIGVNTDEIDASKVTRWADLWKPEYKQSLLLTDDAREVFQMALRKLGYSGNTRDPAQIKAAYLELKKLMPNVLAFNSDNPGNPYMEGEVNLGMLWNGSAYVARQAGTPLAVVWPEEGGIFWMDNLAIPANAKNRAGALKLINFLLRPDVAARVAETIGYPTPNLAAKALLPPAVANDPSLYPPADVIKKGEWQDDVGEASVQYETLFQQLKAGR encoded by the coding sequence ATGAAAAAGCGATCTCACTGGCTGGCGGCAGGTGCGCTGCTGCTGGGCATGAATGTGGCTCAGGCCGACGACAGCAACACGCTCTACTTCTATAACTGGACGGAGTATGTGCCGCCGGGGCTGCTGGAGCAGTTCACCAAAGAGACCGGGATTAAGGTGATCTACTCCACCTATGAATCCAACGAGAGCATGTACGCCAAGCTGAAAACCTGGAAGGATGGCGCATACGATCTGGTGGTGCCCTCGACCTATTTCGTGGCAAAGATGCGTAATGAAGGGATGCTGCAGAAGATCGATAAAAGCCAGCTCAGTAACTTCAGTAACCTCGATCCCGATCTGCTGAATAAGCCGTTCGATCCCAACAATGACTACTCGATCCCCTATATTTGGGGCGCCACGGCGATCGGCGTGAACACCGATGAGATCGATGCCAGCAAGGTGACCCGCTGGGCCGACCTCTGGAAGCCGGAATATAAGCAGAGCCTGCTGCTGACCGACGATGCGCGCGAGGTGTTCCAGATGGCGCTGCGCAAGCTGGGCTACTCCGGCAATACCCGCGACCCGGCGCAGATCAAAGCGGCGTATCTGGAGCTGAAAAAACTGATGCCCAACGTGCTGGCTTTCAACTCCGATAATCCGGGGAATCCTTATATGGAAGGTGAGGTGAATCTGGGGATGCTCTGGAATGGGTCGGCTTATGTCGCGCGTCAGGCGGGCACGCCGTTAGCGGTGGTCTGGCCTGAAGAGGGCGGCATCTTCTGGATGGATAACCTGGCAATCCCGGCCAATGCGAAAAACAGAGCCGGCGCGCTGAAGCTGATCAACTTCCTGCTGCGCCCGGACGTCGCCGCCAGAGTCGCGGAAACCATCGGTTATCCCACGCCGAACCTGGCCGCCAAAGCCCTGCTGCCACCGGCCGTGGCGAACGATCCTTCGCTCTATCCCCCCGCCGACGTGATTAAAAAGGGTGAATGGCAGGATGACGTGGGTGAGGCCAGCGTTCAGTACGAAACGCTGTTCCAGCAGCTGAAAGCCGGGCGCTAA
- the potC gene encoding spermidine/putrescine ABC transporter permease PotC, producing MMARLLRGSFMALIYAWFYIPIMILIVNSFNASRFGINWQGFTTTWYSLLLNNDSLLQAAQHSLIMGVLSASCATLIGALTAVALYRYRFRGKPFVSGMLFVVMMSPDIVMAISLLVLFMLLGISLGFWSLLISHITFCLPFVVITVYSRLKGFDVRMLEAAKDLGASETTILRRILLPLAMPAVAAGWLLSFTLSMDDVVVSSFVSGPTFEILPLKIYSMVKVGVSPEVNALATILLLLSLLLVAASQWLLRDRNR from the coding sequence ATGATGGCTCGCCTGTTACGCGGCTCTTTCATGGCGCTGATTTACGCCTGGTTCTACATACCGATCATGATTCTGATCGTCAATTCGTTTAACGCGTCCCGGTTTGGTATCAACTGGCAGGGTTTCACGACGACGTGGTACAGCCTGCTGCTGAACAACGACAGCCTGCTTCAGGCGGCGCAGCATTCGTTGATCATGGGCGTGCTCTCTGCCAGCTGCGCCACGCTGATCGGTGCGCTGACCGCCGTGGCGCTCTATCGCTACCGTTTCCGCGGCAAGCCGTTTGTCAGCGGCATGCTGTTTGTGGTGATGATGTCGCCCGACATTGTGATGGCCATCTCCCTGCTGGTGCTGTTTATGCTGCTGGGCATTTCGCTGGGCTTCTGGTCGCTGCTGATCTCCCATATCACTTTCTGCCTGCCGTTTGTGGTGATTACGGTCTACTCGCGACTGAAAGGGTTTGATGTGCGGATGCTGGAGGCGGCCAAAGATCTCGGTGCCAGCGAAACGACCATCCTGCGCAGGATCCTCCTGCCGCTGGCGATGCCCGCTGTCGCGGCGGGCTGGCTGCTGAGCTTCACCCTGTCAATGGATGATGTGGTGGTCTCGTCGTTCGTCTCCGGCCCGACGTTTGAGATCTTACCGCTGAAGATCTACTCCATGGTAAAGGTTGGCGTCTCACCCGAGGTGAATGCGCTGGCCACCATTTTACTGCTGCTGTCGTTGCTGCTGGTTGCGGCCAGCCAGTGGTTACTGCGCGACAGAAATCGATAA
- the potB gene encoding spermidine/putrescine ABC transporter permease PotB, whose protein sequence is MRNGFQKCVIALIVGWLTLFVFIPDLMIFITSFLTRDEARFVSTTPTLSNYGRLLDPLYAEVLLHSLNMALIATLGCLLLGYPFAWCLTKLPPRLRPLMLFLLIVPFWTNSLIRIYGLKIFLSTRGWLNDGLLSLGVIDKPFRLIYTPEAVILGLIYILLPFMVLPLYSSLEKLDKPLLEAARDLGAGKLQTFFRVILPLTMPGIIAGCLLVFIPAMGLFYVADLMGGARNLLIGNIIKSQFLNIRDWPLGAATSVVMTLIMGLLLLIYWRVARLLNNRMDLG, encoded by the coding sequence ATGCGTAATGGTTTTCAGAAGTGCGTTATCGCGCTGATTGTCGGCTGGCTGACGCTCTTCGTCTTTATCCCTGATCTGATGATCTTCATCACCAGCTTTCTGACGCGTGATGAAGCCCGTTTTGTCAGCACGACGCCGACGCTCAGCAACTATGGTCGCCTGCTCGATCCGCTCTATGCAGAGGTGCTGCTGCACTCTCTGAATATGGCGCTGATCGCCACACTCGGCTGCCTGCTGCTGGGCTATCCCTTCGCCTGGTGTCTGACGAAACTGCCGCCGCGCCTGCGTCCGCTGATGCTGTTCCTGTTGATTGTGCCGTTCTGGACCAACTCGCTGATCCGTATCTATGGCCTGAAAATCTTTCTCAGCACCCGTGGCTGGCTGAACGATGGCCTGCTGTCGCTGGGGGTGATCGACAAGCCGTTTCGCCTCATCTATACCCCGGAAGCGGTGATCCTCGGTCTGATCTATATCCTGCTGCCGTTTATGGTGCTGCCACTCTACTCCAGCCTGGAGAAGCTGGATAAGCCGCTGCTGGAAGCGGCGCGCGACCTGGGTGCCGGTAAGCTGCAGACCTTTTTCCGGGTGATTCTGCCGCTGACCATGCCCGGCATTATCGCGGGCTGCCTGCTGGTGTTTATCCCGGCGATGGGGCTGTTCTATGTTGCCGACCTGATGGGCGGCGCCAGGAACCTGCTGATTGGCAATATTATCAAGAGCCAGTTCCTGAATATCCGGGACTGGCCACTGGGGGCTGCCACCAGCGTCGTCATGACTTTGATAATGGGGTTGCTGCTGCTGATCTACTGGCGCGTCGCACGACTGCTGAATAACAGGATGGATTTAGGATGA
- the potA gene encoding spermidine/putrescine ABC transporter ATP-binding protein PotA, whose translation MTQTRAQQALVTLSGISKAFDGKTIIDDFNLTIHHGEFITLLGPSGCGKTTILRLIAGLEDADRGRILLDDQEITSTPAEHRHVNTVFQSYALFPHMTVFENVAFGLRMQKTPAAQINERVNEALAMVQLESFADRRPHQLSGGQQQRVAIARAVVNRPKVLLLDESLSALDYKLRRQMQNELKALQRKLGITFIFVTHDQEEALTMSDRIVVMRDGKVVQDGTPREVYEEPENLFVARFIGEINLFDAEVIAADDAPAVRARVEGRECQIHCPFPVSAGDRLHVMLRPEDLRVDEIHDERPADGLIGYVRERNYKGMTLESVVALENGKLITVSEFFNEDDPDFDHSLNQKMVVNWVPGWEVVLPYEADA comes from the coding sequence ATGACGCAAACACGCGCACAGCAGGCGCTGGTTACGCTTTCTGGCATCAGTAAAGCTTTCGACGGTAAAACCATCATTGATGATTTTAACCTGACCATTCATCACGGTGAGTTCATCACCCTGCTCGGCCCGTCGGGCTGCGGCAAAACGACGATCCTGCGCCTGATCGCCGGTCTGGAAGATGCCGACCGTGGCCGGATTTTGCTCGACGACCAGGAGATTACCAGCACGCCCGCCGAGCATCGTCACGTCAATACCGTGTTTCAGAGCTATGCGCTGTTTCCGCATATGACGGTGTTTGAGAACGTGGCGTTTGGCCTGCGGATGCAGAAAACGCCGGCAGCGCAGATTAACGAACGGGTTAACGAGGCGCTGGCGATGGTGCAGCTGGAGAGCTTCGCCGATCGGCGTCCGCATCAGCTCTCTGGCGGCCAGCAGCAGCGGGTGGCGATCGCCCGCGCTGTGGTCAACCGGCCCAAAGTGCTGCTGCTGGATGAGTCACTCTCGGCGCTGGACTACAAGCTGCGCCGTCAGATGCAGAATGAGCTGAAGGCGCTGCAGCGTAAGCTCGGCATCACCTTCATCTTTGTCACGCACGATCAGGAAGAGGCGCTGACCATGTCCGACCGTATCGTGGTGATGCGTGACGGCAAGGTAGTACAGGATGGTACGCCACGCGAAGTCTACGAAGAGCCTGAAAATCTGTTTGTCGCCCGCTTCATCGGCGAAATTAATCTGTTTGATGCAGAAGTTATCGCCGCCGATGACGCGCCTGCGGTGCGTGCGCGGGTCGAGGGGCGCGAATGCCAGATCCACTGTCCCTTCCCGGTGAGTGCCGGTGACCGGCTCCATGTGATGCTGCGACCGGAAGATCTGCGGGTCGATGAGATCCATGATGAGCGCCCGGCAGATGGCCTGATTGGCTATGTACGCGAACGAAACTATAAAGGCATGACGCTGGAGTCCGTGGTCGCGCTGGAGAATGGCAAGCTGATTACGGTCAGCGAATTCTTTAATGAAGACGATCCAGACTTCGACCACTCGCTGAATCAGAAGATGGTGGTGAACTGGGTGCCAGGCTGGGAGGTGGTGCTGCCCTATGAAGCTGATGCGTAA
- the pepT gene encoding peptidase T produces MEQLLERFLSYVAVETQAKPQARQVPSSEGQWTLARQLQEELLALGFVDVTLSDHCCVMGTLPANVDWPTPVIGFISHMDTSPDFTAKHVNPQIIENYRGGDIALGNGNEILSPVMFPVLHKLIGHTLITTDGKTLLGADDKAGIAEIMTAMAELAASDRPHGAIRVAFTPDEEIGRGTSHFDVEAFAADWAYTIDGSDLGEFEYENFNAASATVKIVGNNVHPGSAKGVMVNALDLANQFHAAVPASEKPQFTDGYQGFYHLHQIKGTVEHAEMLYIIRDFETERFEQRKATLLQIAAEINRSLHADCSVTVDITNSYRNMREKVEPFPHIIELALQAMRDCGIEPVVKPIRGGTDGSALSWKGLPCPNIFTGGYNYHGKHEFASLNIMAKSVEVIVRLSELAAQKKD; encoded by the coding sequence ATGGAACAGTTACTTGAGCGCTTTTTGAGTTATGTGGCAGTTGAGACCCAGGCTAAGCCGCAGGCGCGCCAGGTGCCCAGCAGTGAAGGGCAGTGGACGCTGGCGCGTCAGCTGCAGGAGGAGCTGCTGGCGCTGGGCTTTGTCGATGTCACCTTAAGCGATCACTGCTGCGTCATGGGCACGCTGCCCGCCAACGTTGACTGGCCGACGCCGGTCATCGGTTTCATCTCCCACATGGATACCTCTCCCGATTTTACGGCGAAGCATGTGAATCCGCAGATCATCGAGAATTATCGCGGCGGCGATATTGCGCTGGGTAACGGCAATGAGATTCTGTCGCCGGTGATGTTCCCGGTGCTGCACAAGCTGATCGGCCACACGCTGATCACCACCGATGGTAAAACCCTGCTGGGCGCGGACGATAAAGCGGGTATTGCCGAGATCATGACGGCGATGGCGGAACTGGCCGCCAGCGACAGGCCGCACGGCGCTATTCGCGTGGCCTTTACGCCCGATGAGGAGATTGGCCGCGGCACCTCGCACTTTGACGTAGAAGCTTTTGCCGCAGACTGGGCCTACACCATCGACGGCAGCGATCTGGGCGAGTTCGAGTATGAAAACTTCAACGCCGCCTCGGCCACCGTGAAAATCGTCGGCAACAATGTGCATCCTGGTTCGGCTAAAGGGGTGATGGTGAATGCGCTGGATCTGGCTAACCAGTTCCACGCGGCGGTTCCGGCCAGCGAAAAACCGCAGTTCACCGACGGCTATCAGGGTTTCTATCATCTGCATCAGATCAAGGGCACGGTCGAACACGCCGAAATGCTCTACATCATCCGTGATTTTGAGACTGAACGTTTTGAGCAGCGTAAAGCAACGCTGCTGCAGATTGCTGCGGAGATTAACAGGAGCCTGCATGCGGACTGCTCAGTGACGGTCGACATCACCAACAGCTACCGTAATATGCGTGAAAAGGTTGAGCCGTTCCCGCACATCATCGAGCTGGCGTTGCAGGCGATGCGCGACTGCGGCATTGAGCCGGTAGTGAAGCCGATCCGCGGCGGAACCGATGGGTCGGCACTTTCATGGAAAGGCCTGCCGTGCCCGAACATCTTTACCGGTGGCTACAACTACCATGGTAAACATGAGTTTGCCTCACTGAATATCATGGCGAAATCGGTCGAGGTGATTGTGCGCCTGTCAGAGCTGGCGGCACAGAAGAAGGATTAA
- a CDS encoding cupin domain-containing protein yields MDYQLDLNWPDFIQRYWQKRPVVLKRGFKNFVDPLSPDELAGLAMENEVDSRLVSHQDGKWQVSHGPFESYDHLGENNWSLLVQAVNHWHEPSAALMRPFRFLPDWRVDDLMVSFAVPGGGVGPHFDQYDVFIIQGMGRRRWRVGEKVPLKQHCPHPDLLQVEPFDAIIDEEMEPGDILYIPPGFPHEGYSLENALNYSVGFRAPSGRELISGFADYALANELGSLRFSDPDVPARDCPSQILPQEIEGVRQLMLDVVNQPEHFERWFGEFISQSRHELDVAPPEPPYQPDEIYDALQQGDALSRLGGLRVLTIGEAVYVNGEQVECSRPEVMAVLAHHSRITLDDLGDALDDPAVLAQIAGLVNAGYWYFGDE; encoded by the coding sequence ATGGACTATCAGCTCGATCTTAACTGGCCCGATTTTATTCAGCGCTACTGGCAGAAACGCCCGGTTGTGCTGAAGCGTGGTTTTAAAAACTTTGTGGATCCTCTTTCCCCGGATGAACTGGCCGGACTGGCGATGGAAAACGAGGTGGACAGCCGCCTGGTCAGCCATCAGGACGGTAAATGGCAGGTCAGCCACGGCCCGTTTGAGAGCTACGATCACCTGGGCGAGAACAACTGGTCGCTGCTGGTTCAGGCGGTTAACCACTGGCATGAGCCTTCGGCGGCGCTGATGCGTCCTTTCCGTTTCCTGCCCGACTGGCGCGTTGACGACCTGATGGTCTCATTTGCCGTGCCTGGCGGCGGTGTCGGCCCCCATTTCGATCAGTATGATGTCTTTATTATTCAGGGGATGGGCCGCCGTCGCTGGCGCGTCGGGGAAAAGGTGCCGCTGAAGCAGCACTGCCCGCACCCGGATCTGCTGCAGGTCGAACCCTTTGACGCCATCATCGATGAGGAGATGGAGCCGGGCGATATTCTCTATATTCCGCCAGGATTCCCGCATGAAGGCTACTCGCTGGAGAACGCGCTGAACTACTCTGTCGGCTTCCGCGCCCCCAGCGGCCGCGAGCTGATCAGCGGATTCGCCGACTATGCGCTGGCCAATGAACTGGGCAGCCTGCGCTTCAGCGATCCGGATGTACCCGCGCGTGACTGCCCGTCGCAGATCCTGCCGCAGGAAATTGAAGGGGTGCGTCAGCTGATGCTGGATGTGGTCAATCAGCCTGAACATTTCGAACGCTGGTTCGGCGAATTTATTTCACAGTCACGCCATGAACTGGATGTCGCGCCGCCGGAACCGCCTTATCAGCCTGACGAGATCTACGATGCGCTGCAGCAGGGTGACGCCCTGAGCCGGTTAGGTGGCCTGCGAGTGCTGACGATTGGCGAGGCGGTCTATGTGAACGGCGAGCAGGTTGAGTGTTCGCGTCCTGAGGTGATGGCGGTTCTGGCCCATCACAGTCGCATCACGCTGGACGATCTGGGTGATGCGCTGGACGATCCGGCTGTGCTGGCGCAGATCGCTGGTCTGGTGAATGCTGGTTACTGGTACTTCGGCGACGAATAA
- the phoQ gene encoding two-component system sensor histidine kinase PhoQ produces the protein MSWFNRYRPISLRARFLLASAAIVLFLSLSYGMVAVIGYVVSFDKNTYRVMRGESNLFFTLAQWHDNKLTIAQPERMTLNFPTLVFIYDEHGKLLWQQRDVPDIRKKIRREWLLKPDFYEIDTSNHTSMMAMGNNLNAQQRLNDWDTDSNDTFTHSVAVNRYDATTNLPALTIVVVDSIPQELQHSDVVWSWFSYVLAANLILIVPLLWLAAHWSLRPIGTLTQQVRELETSQRENLADNPPQELRSLVRNLNLLLTNERQRYTRYRTTLSDLTHSLKTPLAVLQSTLRSLRNGKELTVEQAEPVMLEQISRISQQVGYYLHRASMQADHNPLQRDLHSVSGLLDSLCSALNKVYQRKGVAITLDISPELTFVGDQNDFMEVLGNVLDNACKYCLEFIEVSAFQSENVLHLYIDDDGPGIPESKRDLVFVRGQRVDTLRPGQGLGLAVVRDILEQYEGNVIASSSALGGARMEVIFKRQEVEHRRE, from the coding sequence ATGTCCTGGTTTAATCGCTATCGCCCGATTTCGCTGCGGGCCCGCTTTCTGCTGGCCTCCGCAGCTATCGTTCTGTTCCTCTCCCTCTCTTATGGCATGGTCGCGGTCATTGGCTATGTGGTGAGTTTCGACAAAAATACCTATCGTGTGATGCGGGGCGAGAGCAACCTGTTCTTTACGCTGGCGCAATGGCATGACAACAAGCTCACCATCGCTCAGCCGGAACGGATGACGCTTAACTTCCCGACACTGGTGTTTATCTACGATGAGCACGGCAAACTGCTGTGGCAGCAGCGCGACGTGCCGGATATCCGTAAAAAGATCCGCCGGGAGTGGTTGCTGAAGCCTGACTTCTACGAAATTGATACCAGCAACCATACCAGTATGATGGCGATGGGTAATAACCTGAACGCACAGCAGCGGCTTAATGACTGGGATACAGACAGCAACGACACTTTCACGCACTCGGTTGCTGTGAACCGTTACGATGCCACCACCAATCTGCCTGCGCTCACCATCGTCGTGGTGGACTCGATCCCACAGGAGCTCCAGCACTCGGACGTCGTCTGGTCGTGGTTCAGCTATGTGCTGGCGGCGAACCTGATCCTGATAGTGCCGCTGCTGTGGCTGGCGGCGCACTGGAGCCTGCGGCCTATCGGCACCCTGACCCAGCAGGTGCGTGAACTGGAGACCAGCCAGCGCGAAAATCTGGCGGACAATCCGCCGCAGGAGCTGCGCAGCCTGGTGCGTAACCTCAATCTGCTGCTGACGAATGAGCGGCAGCGCTACACCCGTTATCGCACTACCCTGTCTGACCTGACCCACAGCCTGAAAACGCCGCTGGCCGTGTTGCAGAGTACCCTGCGGTCGCTGCGCAACGGGAAAGAGCTGACGGTGGAACAGGCTGAACCGGTGATGCTGGAGCAGATCAGCCGCATCTCGCAGCAGGTGGGATACTATCTGCATCGCGCCAGTATGCAGGCCGACCACAATCCGCTGCAGCGCGACCTGCACTCCGTTTCCGGCCTGCTCGACAGCCTCTGTTCGGCCCTGAACAAAGTCTATCAGCGCAAAGGCGTGGCGATTACGCTTGATATCTCGCCGGAGCTGACCTTCGTCGGCGATCAGAACGACTTTATGGAAGTGCTGGGCAACGTGCTCGATAACGCCTGCAAATATTGCCTGGAATTTATCGAAGTCAGCGCGTTTCAGAGTGAAAACGTGCTGCACCTCTACATCGACGATGATGGCCCCGGCATCCCTGAAAGCAAGCGCGATCTGGTGTTTGTCCGTGGCCAGCGGGTGGACACCCTGCGACCCGGCCAGGGATTAGGCCTGGCGGTGGTGCGCGATATTCTCGAACAGTATGAGGGTAACGTCATCGCCTCCAGCAGCGCGCTGGGTGGCGCGCGGATGGAAGTGATCTTTAAGCGCCAGGAAGTCGAACATCGCCGCGAGTAG
- the phoP gene encoding two-component system response regulator PhoP, protein MRVLVVEDNALLRHHLAVQLRDMGHQVDAAEDAKEADYFLREHLPDIALVDLGLPDEDGMSLIRRWRSDAVRQPILVLTAREGWQAKVEALEAGADDYVTKPFHIEEVAARLQALMRRNSGHASQIIDMPPFQVDLSRRELTVNEEPVKLTAFEYTIVETLIRNAGKVVSKDSLMLQLYPDAELRESHTIDVLMGRLRKKILALHPTDVIATVRGQGYRFDL, encoded by the coding sequence ATGCGTGTTCTGGTTGTTGAAGACAATGCCCTGCTGCGCCATCATCTCGCCGTCCAGTTACGTGACATGGGCCATCAGGTCGATGCCGCCGAAGACGCCAAAGAAGCCGACTATTTTCTGCGGGAACATCTGCCGGATATCGCGCTGGTAGACCTCGGGCTGCCGGATGAAGATGGCATGTCGCTGATTCGCCGCTGGCGCAGTGATGCCGTGCGTCAGCCGATCCTGGTGCTGACCGCCCGTGAAGGCTGGCAGGCAAAAGTCGAGGCGCTGGAAGCCGGTGCGGATGACTATGTGACCAAGCCGTTCCACATTGAAGAAGTGGCCGCACGTCTGCAGGCACTGATGCGCCGCAACAGCGGACACGCCTCGCAGATCATTGATATGCCGCCCTTCCAGGTGGATCTCTCCCGTCGCGAACTGACGGTTAATGAGGAGCCGGTGAAACTCACCGCCTTTGAGTACACCATTGTCGAGACGCTGATCCGTAATGCAGGAAAAGTTGTCAGCAAAGATTCGCTGATGCTGCAGCTCTATCCGGATGCAGAACTGCGTGAGAGCCACACCATCGACGTGCTGATGGGCCGTCTGCGCAAAAAGATCCTGGCGCTGCACCCGACCGACGTGATCGCCACCGTGCGTGGCCAGGGTTACCGCTTTGATCTCTGA
- the purB gene encoding adenylosuccinate lyase, translated as MELSSLTAVSPVDGRYGDKVSPLRAIFSEFGLLKFRVEVEVRWLQKLAATAEIKEVPAFDADANAFLDAIVAGFSEEDAARIKTIERTTNHDVKAVEYFLKEKVADLPALHAVSEFIHFACTSEDINNLSHALMLETARRDVILPYWQQLIGAVKGLASEYRDIPLLSRTHGQPATPSTMGKEMANVAYRMERQLRQLNQVEVLGKINGAVGNYNAHIAAYPEVDWHTLSEEFVTSLGVTWNPYTTQIEPHDYIAELFDCIARFNTILIDFDRDIWGYVALNHFKQKTIAGEIGSSTMPHKVNPIDFENSEGNLGLANAVLQHLASKLPVSRWQRDLTDSTVLRNLGVGVGYALIAYQATLKGISKLEVNRDRLLDELDHNWEVLAEPIQTVMRRYGIEKPYEKLKELTRGKRVDAAGMQAFIDSLALPEEEKVRLKQMTPANYLGRAIRMVDDLK; from the coding sequence CGTTGAGGTTGAAGTTCGCTGGTTACAAAAACTGGCCGCGACCGCAGAGATCAAGGAAGTTCCTGCATTTGACGCTGACGCAAACGCTTTCCTCGATGCGATTGTCGCCGGTTTCTCAGAAGAAGATGCCGCGCGTATCAAAACCATTGAGCGCACCACCAACCACGATGTGAAGGCGGTAGAGTATTTCCTGAAAGAGAAAGTCGCCGATCTCCCTGCCCTGCACGCCGTCTCGGAATTCATCCACTTTGCCTGCACCTCCGAAGATATCAACAACCTGTCGCATGCGCTGATGCTGGAAACGGCGCGCCGTGACGTGATCCTGCCTTACTGGCAGCAGCTGATTGGCGCCGTGAAAGGGCTGGCCAGCGAATACCGCGATATTCCGCTGCTCTCCCGTACCCACGGCCAGCCCGCGACCCCTTCCACCATGGGTAAAGAGATGGCGAACGTCGCTTACCGCATGGAGCGTCAGCTGCGTCAGCTGAACCAGGTCGAAGTGCTGGGTAAAATCAACGGCGCGGTCGGCAACTACAACGCCCACATTGCCGCCTATCCTGAAGTGGACTGGCACACGCTGAGCGAAGAATTTGTCACCTCGCTGGGCGTGACCTGGAACCCCTACACCACCCAGATCGAGCCGCACGACTACATCGCCGAGCTGTTTGACTGCATCGCCCGTTTCAACACCATCCTGATCGATTTCGATCGTGATATCTGGGGCTACGTGGCACTGAACCACTTCAAACAGAAAACCATCGCCGGTGAGATTGGCTCCTCGACCATGCCACACAAGGTCAACCCGATCGACTTCGAAAACTCCGAAGGCAACCTGGGCCTGGCGAACGCCGTGCTGCAGCACCTGGCCAGCAAACTGCCGGTTTCCCGCTGGCAGCGTGACCTGACCGACTCCACCGTGCTGCGTAACCTCGGCGTGGGCGTGGGTTATGCGCTGATCGCCTATCAGGCCACGCTGAAAGGCATCTCCAAGCTGGAAGTGAACCGCGACCGCCTGCTGGACGAGCTGGATCACAACTGGGAAGTGCTGGCCGAGCCGATCCAGACTGTGATGCGCCGTTACGGCATCGAAAAGCCGTATGAGAAGCTGAAAGAGCTGACGCGCGGCAAGCGCGTGGATGCCGCCGGTATGCAGGCCTTTATCGACAGCCTGGCGCTGCCGGAAGAGGAGAAAGTGCGTCTGAAGCAGATGACGCCGGCAAACTATCTTGGCCGTGCTATCCGGATGGTTGACGATCTGAAATAA